One window of Saccharopolyspora phatthalungensis genomic DNA carries:
- a CDS encoding sensor histidine kinase, producing the protein MSAAAQETGMLNNDPATGAGAATDPAANRTKKWWLRNWRLRYKMAAVLLVPTLAALAVGGIRVYDGLATQSRLNSIVEQVELGQQVASLTHELQRERDFAVVLTNANGPNGVGDYTAQNQRVDAAVQQLRAFDSRVADFTLEVSSAYQSAMHRLDSLGALRNTINTGFTGPQTLVAYNSVLDSLLQINRTVSTAAVNTQVSQTARAAEALGRAKEQLAQQRSILLMAGLRGQFLTGQTDAVRAANARFEAAFAEFESAATPEQSALYAARVAGPEVDRTEQIEQTALIAADRENPPGIDPLEWGTQSAKRTDLVRSVEDEVLTDFHDDAAALADSATWSLIRDSVLLLLLLVVAFGVAAYIARSMLRPLRTLRYGALEIAQQSLPDAINKVNENPGTAAQITVPPVPVYSNEEIGQVARTFDAVHQQALRLASEQALLRTNVNDLFVNLARRSQTLVQRQLALIDRLERDEQDPDQLSSLFELDHLATRMRRNNENLLILGGTDLTRRMMRPVALNEVLGAAVSEVEQYARVAVVDAPDLAIQGRVVNDFVHLVAELLENATVFSNPDTEVTVRTAYRRQELVIEIRDRGVGIDAGEVDEINERLTRPPEIDVAVSRRMGLFVVGQLARRHNIRVELHNNDGLEGGVTATVRVSGEFVVQLTPDGPMPMPDVPRAAIGEEPRESVSETGTHLGLAAAFGGRAAAGTDRGIEPLPERTPLPSLAGVEQATAFTPKPQDEPDNDDTEVSTQYSVTVTSGDSFGATDVPEWEDASQAPADDEVRAEEWPSEESGGQFPDEFDGQCGGPSDPIGSADLFRSPFEAEKTARFTSAELPVGLDEPVPNGSGPDGTGLGGALFGSADSEGAADNGTRQEPATEAWALGGGPVEGTDGRPPAFADDEPRGTAWDMDDAPTQRLPIYEAVLSQWFRESDVDEFPATPATPARSASADNPEQAETPEPVEPEPENEQPDAPEEHVDEVPRTTVPDPGWGSADVGWKAAEALLQTQQVQETTAAGLPKRVPKTNLVPGSAAPRTPQTPRRKPAATRSADAVRGRMANFQQGVKRGRHSKAEPVSTEPPRSNPSRPEEQE; encoded by the coding sequence ATGTCCGCCGCAGCGCAGGAAACAGGGATGCTCAACAACGACCCCGCTACCGGAGCCGGCGCAGCCACTGATCCGGCTGCCAACCGGACCAAGAAGTGGTGGCTGCGCAACTGGCGCCTCCGGTACAAGATGGCCGCCGTCCTGCTCGTGCCGACCCTGGCCGCGCTGGCCGTCGGCGGGATCCGGGTCTATGACGGACTTGCCACCCAGTCGCGGCTGAACAGCATCGTCGAGCAGGTCGAACTCGGCCAGCAAGTCGCGAGCCTGACGCACGAGCTGCAGCGCGAACGCGACTTCGCGGTCGTGCTCACCAACGCCAACGGTCCCAACGGGGTCGGCGATTACACCGCGCAGAACCAGCGGGTCGACGCGGCGGTGCAGCAGCTGCGGGCATTCGATTCGCGGGTCGCGGACTTCACCCTGGAAGTAAGCAGCGCCTACCAGAGCGCGATGCACCGACTCGACAGCCTGGGTGCCCTGCGCAACACGATCAACACCGGCTTTACCGGCCCGCAGACGCTGGTCGCCTACAACTCGGTGCTCGACAGCCTGCTGCAGATCAACCGGACGGTATCCACCGCCGCGGTCAACACCCAGGTCAGCCAGACCGCGCGGGCCGCCGAAGCACTCGGCCGGGCCAAGGAGCAGCTCGCCCAGCAGCGCTCGATCCTGCTCATGGCCGGGCTGCGTGGGCAGTTCCTCACCGGGCAGACCGACGCGGTGCGCGCCGCCAATGCGCGGTTCGAGGCCGCTTTCGCGGAGTTCGAGAGCGCCGCCACCCCCGAGCAAAGCGCCCTCTACGCCGCGCGGGTCGCCGGTCCCGAAGTCGACCGGACCGAGCAGATCGAGCAGACGGCGCTGATCGCGGCCGACCGCGAGAACCCGCCGGGCATCGACCCGCTCGAATGGGGAACGCAGTCGGCCAAGCGCACCGACCTGGTCCGTTCGGTGGAAGACGAGGTGCTGACCGACTTCCACGACGATGCCGCCGCCCTGGCCGATTCCGCGACGTGGTCGCTGATCCGCGACTCGGTGTTGCTGTTGCTGCTGCTGGTGGTGGCGTTCGGTGTCGCGGCCTACATCGCGCGCTCGATGCTGCGCCCGCTGCGCACCCTGCGCTACGGGGCCCTGGAGATCGCGCAGCAGAGCCTGCCGGACGCGATCAACAAGGTCAACGAGAACCCGGGCACCGCCGCCCAGATCACGGTGCCCCCGGTGCCGGTGTACTCCAACGAGGAAATCGGGCAGGTGGCCCGCACCTTCGACGCGGTGCACCAGCAGGCGCTGAGGCTTGCCTCCGAGCAGGCGCTGCTGCGCACCAACGTCAACGACCTGTTCGTCAACCTGGCGCGCCGCAGCCAGACCCTGGTGCAGCGGCAGCTGGCCCTGATCGACCGGCTGGAGCGCGACGAGCAGGACCCGGACCAGCTGAGCAGCCTGTTCGAGCTGGACCACCTGGCCACGCGCATGCGCCGGAACAACGAGAACCTGCTGATCCTCGGCGGCACCGACCTGACCCGCCGGATGATGCGGCCGGTGGCGCTCAACGAGGTTCTCGGCGCGGCGGTGTCCGAAGTGGAGCAATACGCGCGGGTCGCCGTGGTCGACGCGCCCGACCTGGCCATCCAGGGCCGGGTGGTCAACGACTTCGTGCACCTGGTCGCCGAGCTGCTGGAGAACGCCACCGTGTTCTCCAACCCGGACACCGAGGTCACCGTCCGCACCGCATACCGGAGGCAGGAACTCGTCATCGAGATCCGGGACCGCGGCGTGGGCATCGACGCCGGCGAGGTCGACGAGATCAACGAGCGGCTCACCCGGCCGCCGGAGATCGACGTCGCGGTGTCCCGGCGGATGGGGCTCTTCGTGGTCGGGCAGCTGGCCCGGCGGCACAACATCCGGGTCGAGCTGCACAACAACGACGGCCTCGAAGGCGGCGTCACCGCGACGGTGCGCGTGTCCGGCGAGTTCGTCGTCCAGCTGACCCCGGACGGCCCGATGCCGATGCCCGACGTGCCGCGCGCCGCGATCGGCGAAGAGCCGCGCGAATCCGTCAGCGAGACCGGCACGCACCTCGGCCTGGCCGCCGCGTTCGGCGGTCGCGCCGCCGCCGGAACCGATCGTGGGATCGAACCGCTGCCCGAGCGCACCCCGCTGCCGTCGCTGGCCGGGGTCGAGCAAGCCACCGCGTTCACCCCGAAACCACAGGACGAACCGGACAACGACGACACCGAGGTGTCCACGCAGTATTCGGTGACCGTTACTTCCGGCGATTCGTTCGGTGCCACCGACGTCCCGGAGTGGGAGGATGCGTCGCAGGCGCCCGCGGACGATGAGGTCCGCGCCGAGGAGTGGCCCAGCGAGGAGAGCGGCGGCCAGTTCCCGGATGAATTCGACGGCCAGTGCGGGGGCCCGTCGGATCCCATCGGATCGGCCGATCTGTTCCGCAGCCCGTTCGAGGCGGAGAAGACCGCCCGGTTCACCTCGGCGGAGTTGCCGGTGGGGCTGGACGAGCCGGTGCCCAACGGCAGCGGACCGGACGGAACCGGGTTGGGCGGAGCCCTTTTCGGTTCCGCGGACTCCGAGGGCGCCGCGGACAACGGAACCCGGCAGGAGCCGGCCACCGAAGCCTGGGCCCTAGGGGGTGGCCCGGTGGAGGGCACCGACGGCAGGCCGCCGGCGTTCGCCGACGACGAGCCGAGAGGGACCGCCTGGGACATGGACGACGCGCCGACCCAACGCCTGCCGATCTACGAAGCGGTGCTTTCGCAGTGGTTCCGCGAGTCCGATGTGGACGAATTTCCGGCCACCCCGGCCACCCCGGCCCGTTCGGCTTCGGCCGACAATCCCGAGCAGGCCGAGACTCCCGAACCGGTCGAACCGGAGCCGGAGAACGAGCAGCCGGACGCCCCGGAGGAGCACGTCGACGAGGTGCCGCGCACCACGGTGCCGGACCCGGGCTGGGGTTCGGCCGATGTCGGCTGGAAGGCAGCCGAGGCGCTGCTGCAGACCCAGCAGGTCCAGGAGACCACCGCGGCCGGGCTGCCCAAGCGGGTGCCCAAGACGAACCTGGTGCCGGGTTCGGCGGCCCCGCGCACACCCCAGACCCCCCGCCGCAAGCCCGCCGCCACCCGCTCGGCAGACGCCGTGCGCGGTCGGATGGCGAACTTCCAGCAGGGTGTCAAACGGGGTAGGCATTCCAAGGCCGAACCGGTTTCCACCGAACCACCCCGCTCGAATCCGAGCCGTCCCGAGGAGCAGGAGTGA
- a CDS encoding ABC transporter substrate-binding protein yields MSPVLAHRALPRRSLLKLAGGTATAGALLGVSGCGLLGGSQSAEGGNGLVEKANLRVGALPINDLAPLHLAVRNGLFRQEGLTVEIITAADGASALNSTIGGDYDITYSSYVPFFQAQARGVAQLKIVADCASAAPNSTVIMTSPRSKVRRPPDLAGKKIAISGPATISELLVKATMRAYGVDFDKVRFVPIPFINMPAALQQDQVDAAILTEPFLTLAARNSGAVPVVDAATGPLEDLPLTGYGATTKFCTENPKTIAAFQRAMDRAVAEAQDRSKIEPLLPEFAKIDKETASIITLLKFNSRADATRLQRVPRLMRDFGFINTDVDVDGMIVPPPRN; encoded by the coding sequence ATGAGCCCCGTCCTCGCCCACCGCGCCCTGCCCCGCAGGAGTCTGCTGAAGCTCGCCGGCGGGACGGCCACCGCCGGGGCGCTGCTGGGCGTGAGCGGCTGCGGACTCCTCGGCGGATCACAGTCGGCGGAGGGCGGAAACGGCCTGGTCGAGAAGGCTAACCTGCGGGTCGGCGCGCTGCCGATCAACGACCTGGCGCCGCTGCACCTGGCCGTTCGGAACGGGCTTTTCCGGCAAGAAGGACTGACCGTCGAGATCATCACCGCGGCGGACGGCGCCTCCGCGCTGAACAGCACCATCGGCGGCGACTACGACATCACCTACAGCAGCTACGTGCCGTTCTTCCAGGCGCAGGCGCGGGGCGTCGCGCAGCTGAAGATCGTCGCGGACTGCGCGTCGGCCGCCCCGAACAGCACCGTGATCATGACCTCGCCGCGCTCCAAGGTCCGCCGGCCGCCGGACCTGGCCGGTAAGAAGATCGCGATCAGCGGCCCGGCCACCATCTCGGAACTGCTGGTCAAGGCCACCATGCGCGCCTACGGCGTGGACTTCGACAAGGTGCGCTTCGTCCCGATCCCGTTCATCAACATGCCCGCCGCGCTGCAGCAGGACCAGGTGGACGCCGCGATTCTCACCGAGCCGTTCCTCACCCTGGCGGCCCGCAACAGCGGCGCGGTGCCGGTGGTGGACGCCGCCACCGGACCGCTTGAGGACCTGCCGCTGACCGGCTACGGCGCGACGACGAAGTTCTGCACGGAGAATCCGAAGACCATCGCCGCGTTCCAGCGGGCAATGGACCGCGCCGTCGCCGAAGCGCAGGACCGCAGCAAGATCGAGCCACTGCTGCCGGAATTCGCCAAGATCGACAAGGAAACCGCGTCGATCATCACGCTGCTGAAGTTCAACTCGCGCGCCGACGCCACCCGCCTGCAGCGGGTGCCGCGCCTGATGCGGGACTTCGGGTTCATCAACACCGACGTCGACGTCGACGGCATGATCGTGCCTCCGCCGCGGAACTGA
- a CDS encoding ABC transporter substrate-binding protein produces the protein MSPLPRRDLLKLAGGMITAGAVMGTGGCGLLGGSEAQQGGNAQVEKANLRVGGLPTSELAPLHLAVQNGHFQREGLTVEIINAADGASALNSTIGGDYDITFSSYVPIFAAQAHGVAQLKIVADCASSVPNTCMIMASPNSSVRRPKDLAGKKIAISGAGTISELMVKAAMKANGVDYGKVQWVPLGFVNMPNALRASQVDAAFVVEPFLTLSARDAGAIPVVDTATGPLEDLPLGGYVSSAKFADENPKTISAFQRAMDTAVAEAQDRSKIEPLLPQFAKIDKETASIITLLKMNSRADSTRLQRIPRLMREFGYIDKDVDVASMIIAPPQS, from the coding sequence ATGAGTCCGCTTCCACGCCGAGACCTGCTGAAACTCGCAGGCGGGATGATCACGGCAGGCGCCGTGATGGGCACTGGCGGTTGCGGGCTACTCGGCGGTTCGGAAGCGCAACAGGGCGGCAACGCCCAGGTCGAGAAGGCGAATCTGCGGGTCGGCGGCCTGCCCACCAGCGAACTCGCACCCCTGCACCTGGCGGTGCAGAACGGTCATTTCCAGCGCGAGGGCCTCACCGTCGAAATCATCAACGCCGCCGACGGCGCCTCCGCGCTGAACAGCACCATCGGCGGCGACTACGACATCACGTTCAGCAGCTACGTGCCCATCTTCGCCGCCCAGGCCCATGGCGTGGCCCAGCTGAAGATCGTCGCGGACTGCGCATCGAGCGTGCCGAACACCTGCATGATCATGGCCTCGCCGAACTCCAGCGTGCGCAGGCCAAAAGACCTCGCGGGCAAGAAGATCGCGATCAGCGGCGCGGGCACCATCTCCGAGCTGATGGTCAAGGCCGCGATGAAAGCCAACGGCGTGGACTACGGCAAGGTGCAGTGGGTGCCGCTCGGATTCGTCAACATGCCGAACGCGCTGCGCGCAAGCCAGGTCGATGCCGCCTTCGTCGTCGAGCCGTTCCTGACGCTGTCCGCCCGCGACGCGGGCGCCATCCCGGTCGTGGACACCGCCACCGGACCGCTGGAAGACCTTCCGCTTGGCGGCTACGTCTCGTCGGCCAAGTTCGCCGACGAGAATCCCAAGACGATTTCGGCATTTCAGCGCGCCATGGACACCGCGGTCGCCGAAGCGCAGGACCGCAGCAAGATCGAGCCGCTGCTCCCGCAATTCGCCAAGATCGACAAGGAAACCGCGTCGATCATCACGCTGCTGAAGATGAACTCCCGCGCCGACAGCACCCGCCTGCAGCGCATCCCGCGGCTGATGCGGGAATTCGGCTACATCGACAAGGATGTCGACGTGGCAAGCATGATCATCGCGCCGCCGCAGAGCTGA
- a CDS encoding ABC transporter permease — MTRTLRGLIGLAGFLLAWEVFSRSGIVPQQYLPPPSTVLTRFVELLGDRAFLLDLIASVLAWAIALGIAIAIAVPAGLLLGSVPWIRSGTRAIIEFLRPIPSVALIPLAIVLVGAGPETKITLAVYAAVWPILFNTIYALDEIDPVMVDTARSFGFGRGRVMCTVALPSAAPFVLTGIRMSAAVALILVVSTEFLAGGGSGLGSFVLDASTGAGRMDLVLAGTLVAGIVGYLSNEALELVHKRAFRWSAVDREAG, encoded by the coding sequence ATGACCAGAACACTCCGGGGATTGATCGGGCTTGCGGGTTTCCTCCTCGCGTGGGAAGTCTTCAGCCGGTCCGGAATCGTCCCGCAGCAATACCTTCCGCCACCGTCCACAGTGCTCACTCGATTCGTCGAACTACTCGGCGACCGCGCCTTCCTGCTCGACCTAATCGCCAGCGTGCTGGCCTGGGCGATCGCGCTGGGCATCGCCATCGCCATCGCGGTACCCGCCGGCCTGCTGCTCGGCAGCGTGCCCTGGATCCGGTCGGGCACCCGGGCGATCATCGAGTTCCTCCGTCCGATCCCGTCGGTCGCGCTGATCCCGCTCGCCATCGTGCTCGTCGGCGCCGGGCCGGAAACCAAGATCACGCTTGCCGTGTACGCCGCGGTGTGGCCGATCCTGTTCAACACCATTTATGCGCTGGACGAGATCGACCCGGTCATGGTGGATACCGCGCGCTCCTTCGGGTTCGGCCGCGGCCGGGTGATGTGCACGGTGGCGCTGCCAAGCGCCGCGCCGTTCGTGCTCACCGGCATCCGGATGTCCGCCGCGGTCGCGCTGATTCTGGTTGTCAGCACCGAGTTCCTGGCCGGCGGCGGCAGCGGGCTGGGCAGCTTCGTGCTCGACGCGAGCACCGGTGCCGGCCGGATGGACCTCGTGCTGGCGGGCACCCTGGTCGCGGGAATCGTCGGCTATCTCAGCAACGAAGCGCTGGAACTGGTGCACAAGCGCGCCTTCCGGTGGAGCGCGGTCGATCGGGAGGCGGGGTGA